The genomic stretch GAGTTTGCTCACCAGTTGCGCACAAAGCTATGTCAAAAACAATATTTACTCTCATAAAAATGCACATATGATGCTATATGGAGAGAGGGGCGGAGCAGAACATTGGAATATAAACTGACCACAGCGTTACCGATTGACAGGCACACGAGAGAGACCACACTATAACGCCTGTTACAACTTCGGCTTTGCTTAATAGATATCTGTTTGTTTCATACAGAAGAAACACCTGCAGCCTATCATCTATTTCCCCAAATTTACCGACATGGACGTTTTAAAGTTTGTGGTTTTGATAGTTGCAGTTTTTGCGCAGGTTTACTGTGCCCTGGGAACCCCAACCAGCGACGATGGAGATATTTGGTCGATTGAAAACTGGCAGGTAAAACGCATGTCCCTCTTCTGAAGTGCATAGCTAGTTGGAACTAGCGAATGTTGTAGCGTCCTGCTGCGTTCAAGCTATTATTTTTAGGTTTCACGTTTAGGACATCTGATAAGGCAATGGTTGATAGAAGGCTTCTGTTACTTATTCACTGTTACAATTATTGTTACAGAGGGATCCGTTGGAGAGTGGCTTGGCCTTCGGCGTGGCTGACCTCACCAAGAGGTCCGAATTGCAGCAGTTTCAACAACTCGTGGGGAAAAGCTCAGGTCAATTCAACTTTCATATCTTTTGATCTGGTcggtttgtttgttgttgttcttttttttttgggggtcatAGTAAAATGAGCTTGTAGGCTATAATTTATAGAAATGATAGAAATTTGAATGAATTAAACACATTTAATTTCCAGATTTAGGAGTCCCTCAACCGATTCTAAGTAGGTGTTTCAAATTTGAAAGCATTTTAAATTAAATGATTAATTGGCCTGCTTTGGGCTATAGCCTATATTATGTACTTCTCAaataaatatgtgtgtgtttgtgtttcatcAGGGAATAAAGCAGACATGTTTATTGGACTCATGGGTCGAAGGTCCTCAAGTCGAGGTAGAGTCAAGCACCTTACCAGATGATAAATATGTTAGCTATCATTCTTCAGAACAATTTCAATCTAATGTATTTATTCCATATTTGTTGTTTTCCAGAGTCACAGGAGGAATGGAACAAGCCCCAGTATTACTAGAGATGAAGATATGAACTTGATTGTTCAAAGTTACTGTAATAATCAATGTTGCTCAAATTATTAATCTAGGTCAAAGCAATCCAATACATGCAACAAAGCTTAATTGATGTAACATAAGTAAGGAATGTGTAATGAGGGTCAAAAATTATTTGACCCGTGTGTTTAAAAACTGTGTCAGGGATTTGCTGCAACTAATTGACATTGTATGCCGTATCATTCTGTACTCTCCTTTGTAATACAAGCTGCTTGTCATGTTCAATCAACTATTCTGTTGTTGTCGCATAATATTAGATGGCTTGTTATGCATACAAACAGGTATATTTGTCTAACTTAAGATAATTCACGTGTCATCACTGAGAGCATTACTGAACTTCAAGATTCATTCATAGTGGAAAAAACTATTTGCTTTTCTGTGCTTCATATGAAATGCTGATCATTTGTCAGTGAACCCCTACACATGCTGCCCCAGAAAGAACACCTTGCACACAGGATCAAGACATTTTGGAGTTCAGATTTATTGGAGAGGAAGCAAGTACAAAAGCAGGTGCACACAACTTATCTACATATTAATGCTGTACAGAGGTACTGCTGTGTAGCTACAGTGGTCTACTGCTCTTTTGATAGCTTATTGAAGAACAACTGCTTGTATGAAGGTGAACATTATGACCACGCACACTGGTTTCAGGTAAACCGAGCTGTTCTGGAGTTGCTTTCTATAGCTGCCATGACAGGCACAGGAGGAAGCATCAAGACAACACAGACCACAGCAACATGTTGGGAGGCAGAGGTAAAGGAGAATTGTTTTGGGGAAATTAACAGTTGGCCTGTTGTAGCAGTGTTCTCAGGTTACAATAAAATATACAGTGAAATGAGCTGCAAGTTGACCTGCAATAATACCTCTGTGTGATGTTAGGTCAAGTCAGCATCTATTCATGCCAAAGATGCTGATATTATACAGACTCTTTGAAGAACCATGAACTTTGCAACTAAATCAAAATCATACCACAAAATAGTGGACAGTGTACAATCTAGTTTTAGAGAGTCAAAATAAGGAAGTGAACAATCTGATGGGCAGGTATATTTCAAGGCCTTTCACTTAACATTCAAAAGCAGAAGGAATGAATGAAGCCACTCCAAGCCACTCTCCTGACTGGCCCAAAACTATTTTAACATGCAATTTAAATTGGAAATCCAAAACTTCAACACGAGTGCTTATATTCTGAAAATAATCATAAATGCCATATTATTGGAGAATTACTTTCTTAATTCAAACCTGGATCCAGTGAAATACACAGTCTATTTGGCAGCCTTGAAGAAATACCTCCTCTCAGATTGAGCTTGTTTTGTTACTCCCCCATGACATACAAATGCACAGATCAAATAGcttctttttttaaatacacaagaaaaacaaaaacaacccaGAAACACAACTGAATAAAAACTCTACACAAGGATTAACACGATTTCAGAATGACAGGGAAGTTTGTGAATCCTTTACGGTGTTAATAAAGAGTTCACTTTTGACATATGGTCAGTAAAGGCCATTTCTTCTGCAACTATAAAGATGTGCACTTTATATATTTATTGCCCTATTGTGGCTATAAATTCTTGAGATGAGGGCCATACGTTGCTGTGGAAACGCAAAatctttatatacacacacacagcagatggAGGTAATTTCTGGTTTCATCCAATGTATATGCACAATCAGTCTAGCAGTCAGTAATTCAAAATGTTGGTAAAAAAAATCCATTATTTTATCCTTATACACATAAAATGGGTTGACCACAATGCAAAACAAATAGTCTCTATTGTTGGGTACTACATGCATTGTTCCTCTGCAACATGTTTGAGAAAATCTCTTCTAATGACACGTTCAAATCTAGTTCTCAGTACGGCTAGGAAACCAGTCCTGCACATTTTAAAAACGTTCTTCAAATATACTTGGTCTTGCCAAACCTGTACCATAAAATCTTCTCTCTATCATTTAAATATATTGACAGCATGACTTGAACTTGACATCAAATTCGTACTTCGGCCTCAGACAAAGCCTGACTGAAAATTCCAGTTCTGTTCTTTTTTCTTCTCTCCCAAAATGTTTACTTGTGCACTCTCCCTCATGGATTTAAAAGGAATGGATTGGGGTAAGGAACTTCCTCCAGCCAACGTTTTCACCAGTCCGATGCTTTTAAATACTTGAAAGAGTGCACACtgtggagagaaggggaagaaagGGAATTGGCAATCTTTCAGGAAGCCAAATTTAAAATAGCTTAAAAAAGGACATTAGCCAAAACAGCTTAAAACAGTGGTAAAACCAAACAgaagtaaaaaattaaaaaattaaaaaaattaaaataaaagccAAAACCAAACAGAAACACTAAAGACAATCAAGACACATGGATACATTGTTGTGTTACCTCGACCCCTCCCCAGAAAGACAGCTATATTTCCATACATACTGACTGGCTCACTAGGTTAACACGGTTCTACTGAGAAGTCGTGTGAGGAAAGCTAGGGTCTGGTTTCAAGCAACCCACCATTAGTATTCTTCTTGATATTATGATCTACTACTTAAGCCTGGTTAGGACTCTCAATAATACTGATCAAAAAGTTGTTTGAAGTAAACTATTCTGATAGTGAGCTTTGAACCCATGTTATTGTGTTGGAGAGTTGGCGTGGTAAGGTGTAGGGAGAGGGGTGTCCTATGTTCCTTTAGGTGGGGTCCACTTTAAGGCGGTGGGTTCAATAGTCTTGCTGCTGCCACGCTTGGTCTCCTTGGCTTTCCAGTCGTCGATTAGGTCCTGGAGGAGATAGTTAGCATGTTAGCCTCAGAAGCCAAGGTTTGTCACGTTCTGTTCCAAATCCTGTGGAAGTTCTCCTCAAAATGAAATTTAAAAGAAAGGACAGACAACAGTGGTATAGATGGAAACTAGACATGTTGCCACTTTCAAACCCATTAAATATTTAGCatgtttcagatttttttttaaattaatacaCAACATAGACAAACTGTCTGACACGGTAGAAAGAGAAACAAagcaaattaaaaaaataaagcaAAAAAAAAGCCTCTCCTGAGGGGAAATGTCACTAATACTCAAAATCCAATACCAAAGTTCTCCAGACTTCCAATAGTAAAGTCAACGTGACGAGATTTGGAAGGATGGCTCTGTGAGGTTAGTAGCACGTTAGCACTGCTAGGCTCAATGATAAGTGGGTGTCCACAACAATATCGAGACTGAACTAACCCAAACCCCAACTAATTCCACAGTTAGTTGGAGAAATGTCCTGGCCGTCACactaaatcagaatttgttcttggctgaataaataatatataaagaATAAATATATGAAGAAATGGTAGGTGACATACCTGTCTCTTCAAGACCAGGTGCTTCCCTTTCCAGTACTTGAGCATCTGGAGGGACTGCAGGGTGCTGACTATGTCCACTGGGTTGACGGCTGTCTCCTGGCTGATCTCCTTGATGGAGATCTCCTTCCCCTGGAACTGGTTGAGGTAGCGCAGCAGCACCTCCTTCCAGTAGGACCTGTAGCTGATTAGACCCAGGTCTGAGAGGGGCCGCTCTGGAGAGCCCACCTTCTCCTCCACTTTAGACAGTAAGTAACCTGGGAGAGGGCAGACCACACACAGGGTTACACAGAGACCAGGGTTAGAGAGAAACCAGGACCAGACACGGGTTACAGAGAGATCAGGTAGAGAGACCACAGGGTAGTGGCTGTACTCACTGAAGTCAATCAGCATCTTTCCGTAGCCCTGCCTCATGTACTGTGGCATGGTGAGGATACAGGAGACATTGTAGTTCAGGAACGAGTTCTTCTCCTAAAATGGGAGGGCATAGACGTTTTGAGTTTGAGAAAAGCAGTTCATAAATAAAACGTAGCATTATGACTACGACTGACTGGTTACCTTTGAGAAGTAGCCAACAAGATGACAGCCGGTGTTGTCAGCCTCTGTCATGACGTAGAAGAGGAAGGGCTCCACGTCGTAGTATAGGGTCTTGTGGTCCAGGAAGAGCTTAGCCAGAAGGCACAGGTTTTGGCAGTAGATCTGTGGACGATAGGGTCATTTAGCAGGGCTATGGTCAGAGCAGGGTAGTcataacattcacaaggcaggaTAACATAACATTCCTGGGACCCCAGCAATCTCTCACCTTGTTCTTTTTACCATCCACCTCAAAGACAGAGATGTTTCCCTTTCGATAGATCTCATCCCCTGGTGGGTGTTTCCAGACACACTTGGCCTGTACAGGGGGACAGACAGCACCGATCATCATACAAAAACCTACTGAGAACTGAGATCCACTCTGAAACGTCTGAATCCATCCATAAAGAACAATCAGAAAACACCGGAGAAACTAATTGACATGCACCAACGTTCTCACCATGTGCCGGCGCAGGATGGTCAGACTCTTCATGTACTTGAGGCAGAACTCACACATGTAGAGGCGTCCCAGGCGGGCGTACTCCTCGGGGTAGGGCGAGTGGTACCAGGTGTCCAGCTCGTAGCGGCCAAACACAATGGTCTTGATCATGTTGCTGCCCTCCGCCACCTGGCCCTGCAGCTTCTCCTGCACCAGGCGGAGGACAGGGAAAGGggacagaaaagagaggaggaagagagaggtttgACCAACACagcgagggagaggggcaggcaaAATGCCACGGGAGGAGAACTCATTACTCTCCGTGGAAGCGACCACGGAGAATACGCTTTGATTTGGAAAAAAAGGTTATAAATATGTGTGGAAAGGATAAGAGAGAGCTTTGATTTGGAAGACTGAAAGGGGAGCCTCTTAAAGATATCGGCTAGAGTAAATCTAGCTCAAAGAGAGTGAAGAAGAACTTCTCCATAAACTACCCGGTCTTGTAACTGACAACACCAGACAGTGTGAGTAGCCAGATTACCCAGAATGCTCCCTGTCTGGCACTGCCCACCATAAACGGTGAGAGCTGGGCGTCGACTGGGCCCAGTCCAGACAGTCACTAGTACAGGCTCAGGAAAAGAAAGAGGAAAATGGGAGGAAGGGCGATGAGTTCTCTCTCTTACAAGATCCTCCGAAGCACGTGCCTGGGCTTTTCGAAAGAGCTCCAGGTCGTAATCACTTGTGATGTTCTCCAGGAGGGGCTCTCGGTTGTTGCCGTGGGACTGCCGGTGATCCTGGGAcatcagagagggagaagaagccTTTAACCTCAGAACAATCAGCACATCTCTTCAACCGGACACATTATTTACCTTCAACATATCTGTTGTCCGAACAGTTGTCAAACTGCTTGCAAGACACTTTTTAATGTTGCAAGTATTATATTTGTTTACCTTTCGTATGGGATAAGAGTGTATTACAACGTGTAGGCTACAGCTTTTTCTTCTGGCACTAATGGAAAAGGGTCGTTTTTTCTTTCCTAGAGTTTGGATTAGAGGTCAGATCATCACACTCACCATGTACTGGTCTTTCTGCTCTTTTAGCAGACCCGagttcctcttcttcctcatttCCGTCACCTTCTCCTTGTACCTCATCTGTCTCTCCGTTGGGGCCTAATCCATTATGCAATGTTATGAAACTGCCATGATACTGCCTTTAAATCCAAATCCTTAACTAATTTGCGCCCTATTGCCTTTCTTGAAACATTTACTGCAAGGAAGGACAAATCCAAATCAAAAACAGTAGCGTAGTGATAAAATGAGATGGTCGACCAAATGAAAGGCCCAGGATCAGGATCATAGTACCTGGTGACGGGTATCGTGTCTGTTCTCATCCTGCCGGTGGGACAAcgtcctctcctccacctgtttGTCACGAGAGGAGGCCCTCGTCTGTGAAGAGAAATCCCGTTTGGTAAGCTATCCCTACTAAAGTTATGCCTACAGTATATTGTTTTATTAAGTAGTAGGCAGACAGATTTCAGACACGGCCCAAGAATCCCACACCTCAACACTAAGGCCAACTTCCAAGGTCTTGTAGATTTACCTTGCATTCATCTACAGAGAGGTTGTGGAAGAGAGGGCAGCCAGATATTGAGAAGTGCCTCTCATGTTTCCCTGTCAAATGGcctgaaaaaaaataaaacagagaACGTCAAGTGAAACAAATGCAGAACATAACAATTAACCGTGTGTGTTTTGAAGGTGTTGCATTCTGAGGTCCAAATTGCACAAAAAGTCAACTATGTAAATAAATGTCCTGCCCTCATTGACGTTGGAGCTGACAGTTAAGAATGAGATCATTTACCCAGGGAGTTGCAGCCTGGTGTGGGGCACTTCATGTTGAAGTTGTAGCTCTCGTGGAAGCGACGGCGCTTGGGCCTGTGGGAGAGGTCGCTGCCAGAGTCTTTGAGTGACAGCTCCTTGGCCAGGGACTCGTCAGGAGAGGCGTTAGGGCTGGACACGTCAATGTCCGACTCCGATGAGAGGGCGTTCCCTGTTGGGGTGCGGGGCGGAGACTCGTCCTGGTCTGCTGCTCGCTTCAGGTCTGGAAAAGCCAACGAGGAGAAGAACACATGTAAAGGAATTGTTATActcacaattttttattttacctttatttaactatgcaagtcagttaagaacaaattcttatttacaataacggcctaccccaatcacggccggttgtgatacagcctggaatcgaatcagggtctgtaatgacgcctctagcactgagacgcagtgccttagaccgctgagccactcgggagcccacacgATGGGGCTTAGTTCATATTTCAAGTGCCTGGCATGAATCTAGAATTATAAATGAGGACATTCTAACTATCTCACCACTCTCTCACAGTACCATGTTTAGGACACAAGATTCCATTTTGTTGTGATGCTGTTATACACACACTATGCTATATATTCTTTTGTCAATTTTGATGATGCATTTGTTTTTCACAAAATTCTTGCACGCCCCCTTCAGGTTTTCCCAAGGCATGTTTTTCCAAAGGCAAAAAGTGAGGGGTATGAAATAGAACAAGAGGGGATGATGACTCATCGTGACACCAATCACCCAATACATGATCACATACAATGACACCACCACACCAGGAACGGAAACCCAAAGGAATGAATAGGGATGGTAGCTACAAGCATAGGCTGCAATTTTCAGCAGAACTGTCTTGAGTAACGAGCAGAAACATAACAAATGAGTGGAATAACATGTGGAGGACAACACAAGCTCAAATCATCCATGTTTGAGGACACAAGTCCAAAACAAACTTAAAGAGTAGAAATGCGCTGGTTGAGCATCACTGCCTCTTCGAAAACTTAAAATGATACAATGAAAATATATCATAAATAACGCAGTGGGTGGCCAGCTCTCAGGTGTGGACAATTGAGCAGGGGGTGGGAACTGTGAGAGAAAGTGACCATGCTGCCTCGTCCTCCTACCCTCCACATGCTGCTCCGTGTCCGACCCCGAAGAGCGACTCTGGCGCAGAGGGTATTTCTTGGGGGTGACCGGCGGCCCTTGCTGCAGACTACGGCTACGGGTCACACGCCGGGCAGAGAAGGTCACCACCTCTGTTGGGCTGATCTGGACAGGGCTGGAatctaaaaatacatttttttaaacaggcGTCTTCAGGGGTCTCTGGCCCTCAGAAGTAATGTAGCAGGCTAGGAGCTACAAGTCTTCTGTCTCGTCAATGGAGAAATCCCTTTTTAACAAACGGTTTCATTTCCACAACATACCTGACCATAAAGGATTCATATACAggcaacaaaaaacaaaaacataggcCCAAACAGTAAGCGACTTGTTGTATATAACAACTTAATAACAATATCAGTTCAGTTGTCACATTGAGGACCAAGGGACGTGCCAAGCTTTTCAAAAAccacattgaaaaaaaaaaaaaaactggaggcATTCTATAACAAAAGGGAGTGGGAACTATATCATCCTCTACTCAAACCATGACCGCCAGACCGAATAGGGATCAGGGGGGGATGACTGCTGTCTAAACCTATTCACAGTTTATGAGCTTGAATGCTGATATACAATGGCTATTGTACAGCAAGAGATAACAACTCATGAGCACATCTATGGGTATATCTACAGACAGACAAAAGAGAACCCCAGCATTACAGTCAGTATCCTCATTTTGAATCTTCTGACTTAGACTATTGTCATAACATTTGGTTCAATGACCGAGACTGAAAACTCATAGAGATGGAATCCAAGGGATTCATATAGGATTCATAGTTATTCAGCAGATTCTTGATGCAGAAAAATAACCATATAAATATCTTGGCCATCTCATGACAGTTCCATatcaaaactgcattgttgtattcagcgcatgtgacaaagaaaatttgatttgaaaacagcaTATTTACCTTGAGAACTTTGGCTGAGTCGCAGCGATGCCCGGGTGAGGCGCGTGTTCCTCCGTGTTCTCCCATAGGTCTCGATTCTGTCTGTGTGCTCATGGTCAGCAGAGAAGTCTGAATCCTCAGTGCCCTCGGAGCTGCTCCCAGCGTTCCTCTTTCATAGAACAAAAGGAAAGATCATCGTCAGTTATGCACATCAATCAGTAACAtaaatatcatgattatttggtTTGGTTTCTGTTAGCTTGTATAAACAAAACAGCTATCGTTGAATCCATTTATGATTATCATGAAGCATCACTTGTGTGCCCCAATCTTCCTATCTTCCAACATGCGGGTGGAAACAGCGCAATAGCCGCTCTAACTGCGACGTGaataggctatattcagtagcctacattgcattcggaaagtattcagaccccttgactttatccacattttgttacgttacagccatattctaaaatagattaaatgtttttttcctcctcaatctacacacaataccccataatggcaaagcaaaacgtttttgttttttttcagcaaatttatcaaatatatcacatttacatacatacTCAGActgtttactcagtactttgttgaagcacctttggcagtgattacccattcttctctgcagaccctctaaagctctgtcaggttggatggggagcatcactgcacagctattttcaggtctgtccagagatgttggattgggttcaagtccgggccactcaaggacattcagagacttttcctcatgcgtcgtcttggctgtgtgcttagggtcgttgtcctgttggtaggtgaaccttcacgccagtctgaggtcctgagggctctggagcaggttttcatcaaggatctctctgtactttgctccgttcatcttttcctcgatcctgactagtctgccagtcccggacgctgaaaaacaaccccacagcatgatgctgcctccaccatgcttcaccttaagGATGATGCCAAGTTTACTCCagacttggtttcatcagaccatagaatcttgtttctcatggtcagagtcctttaggtgctttttggaaaactccaagaggGCATGTGCCTTtcactaaggagtggcttccgtctggccactccccCAGCttgggggagtgctgcagagatggttgtccttctggaaggttctcccatctccacagaggaactctggagctctgtcagagtgaccattgggttcttggtcacctccctgaccaaggctccgattgctcagtttggccgggcgaccaactctacgaagagtcttggtggttctgaacttccatttaaaaaaagactgaggccactgtgttcttggggaccttcaatgctgcagaaatgttttggtacccttccccagatctgtgcttcgacacaatcctgtcttggagctcctCAGACAATtcattcaacctcatggcttggttttcctctgacatgcactgttaactgtggtaCCAGTcaagtccaatcaagttgtcgaaacatcttaaggatgatcaatggaaacaggatgcacctgagctcaatttcgagtctcatagcaaagggtctgaatacttacgtaaataaggtgttttaaaaaaatacattttcaagaatttctaaaaaactgtttttgcattgccattatggggtattgtgtgtagatatgagatgtttaaaaacatttttttaatacattttagaataaggctgtaacgtaacagaatgtggaaaaggggaaggggtctgaatactttccgaatacactgtatatccCCAATATAGCTCCGGTCTCCCCTAATCTGCATTGGATGCACTCATAAATTCTCTGCTACTCACAGAATGTTTCAGAGATCTCAAGTTATGATGCTGCGTGCATTTCATCAAATGCTCGCAGTCAAACAACAAATAATGCGACACAGGTTATTTTCCTTTTTCcttcctttttttttttgcaccacGGTATGAATTGAATCGGACAGAGTACACCCTTTTGAAAAAATCATGGTGCGTTGTTCAGTGTGCTCCCAAGTGCAGATAGTAATCACACCAGTCCAAACGAGCCGAACTAAGGGGTAAACGCACCTGAGGTCGGGGAGAAAATGCACCAAACCAATTGTGTAAAAGCCCCCTACAACTGcaaaaacatgtggcaaagaaaGGTATATtatgtcctgaatagaaagtgttatgtttggggcaaatcccaacacatcactgagtaccactcttcatattttcaaacatggtggtggctgcctcatgttatgggtatgcttgtcatcagcaaggacacgcaagttttttaggataaaagaaatggaatagagctgagcacaggcaaaatcctagaggaaaacctaaaCACTGGgtaacaaattcacctttcagcaggacaataacataaaacacaaggacaaacatACACAAGAGTTGCTTATCAAGAtggcattgaatgttcctgagtggcctagctacagttttgacttgaaattggcttgaaaatggctgtctagcagtgATCGacaaacaacttgacagagcttgaagaatttaaaaaagaataatgtgcaaatattgtacaatccaggtgtgcaaagttcttcgagacttacccagaaagacacagctgtaatttaaaaatgtgattctaacatgtattgacacaGGTGTGAATACTTCagatttcattt from Oncorhynchus tshawytscha isolate Ot180627B linkage group LG09, Otsh_v2.0, whole genome shotgun sequence encodes the following:
- the LOC112258788 gene encoding histone acetyltransferase KAT7 isoform X2; this encodes MPRRKRNAGSSSEGTEDSDFSADHEHTDRIETYGRTRRNTRLTRASLRLSQSSQDSSPVQISPTEVVTFSARRVTRSRSLQQGPPVTPKKYPLRQSRSSGSDTEQHVEDLKRAADQDESPPRTPTGNALSSESDIDVSSPNASPDESLAKELSLKDSGSDLSHRPKRRRFHESYNFNMKCPTPGCNSLGHLTGKHERHFSISGCPLFHNLSVDECKTRASSRDKQVEERTLSHRQDENRHDTRHQAPTERQMRYKEKVTEMRKKRNSGLLKEQKDQYMDHRQSHGNNREPLLENITSDYDLELFRKAQEKLQGQVAEGSNMIKTIVFGRYELDTWYHSPYPEEYARLGRLYMCEFCLKYMKSLTILRRHMAKCVWKHPPGDEIYRKGNISVFEVDGKKNKIYCQNLCLLAKLFLDHKTLYYDVEPFLFYVMTEADNTGCHLVGYFSKEKNSFLNYNVSCILTMPQYMRQGYGKMLIDFSYLLSKVEEKVGSPERPLSDLGLISYRSYWKEVLLRYLNQFQGKEISIKEISQETAVNPVDIVSTLQSLQMLKYWKGKHLVLKRQDLIDDWKAKETKRGSSKTIEPTALKWTPPKGT
- the LOC112258788 gene encoding histone acetyltransferase KAT7 isoform X1; this translates as MPRRKRNAGSSSEGTEDSDFSADHEHTDRIETYGRTRRNTRLTRASLRLSQSSQDSSPVQISPTEVVTFSARRVTRSRSLQQGPPVTPKKYPLRQSRSSGSDTEQHVEDLKRAADQDESPPRTPTGNALSSESDIDVSSPNASPDESLAKELSLKDSGSDLSHRPKRRRFHESYNFNMKCPTPGCNSLGHLTGKHERHFSISGCPLFHNLSVDECKTRASSRDKQVEERTLSHRQDENRHDTRHQAPTERQMRYKEKVTEMRKKRNSGLLKEQKDQYMDHRQSHGNNREPLLENITSDYDLELFRKAQARASEDLEKLQGQVAEGSNMIKTIVFGRYELDTWYHSPYPEEYARLGRLYMCEFCLKYMKSLTILRRHMAKCVWKHPPGDEIYRKGNISVFEVDGKKNKIYCQNLCLLAKLFLDHKTLYYDVEPFLFYVMTEADNTGCHLVGYFSKEKNSFLNYNVSCILTMPQYMRQGYGKMLIDFSYLLSKVEEKVGSPERPLSDLGLISYRSYWKEVLLRYLNQFQGKEISIKEISQETAVNPVDIVSTLQSLQMLKYWKGKHLVLKRQDLIDDWKAKETKRGSSKTIEPTALKWTPPKGT
- the LOC112258788 gene encoding histone acetyltransferase KAT7 isoform X4 — its product is MPRRKRNAGSSSEGTEDSDFSADHEHTDRIETYGRTRRNTRLTRASLRLSQSSQDSSPVQISPTEVVTFSARRVTRSRSLQQGPPVTPKKYPLRQSRSSGSDTEQHVEDLKRAADQDESPPRTPTGNALSSESDIDVSSPNASPDESLAKELSLKDSGSDLSHRPKRRRFHESYNFNMKCPTPGCNSLGHLTGKHERHFSISGCPLFHNLSVDECKTRASSRDKQVEERTLSHRQDENRHDTRHQEKLQGQVAEGSNMIKTIVFGRYELDTWYHSPYPEEYARLGRLYMCEFCLKYMKSLTILRRHMAKCVWKHPPGDEIYRKGNISVFEVDGKKNKIYCQNLCLLAKLFLDHKTLYYDVEPFLFYVMTEADNTGCHLVGYFSKEKNSFLNYNVSCILTMPQYMRQGYGKMLIDFSYLLSKVEEKVGSPERPLSDLGLISYRSYWKEVLLRYLNQFQGKEISIKEISQETAVNPVDIVSTLQSLQMLKYWKGKHLVLKRQDLIDDWKAKETKRGSSKTIEPTALKWTPPKGT
- the LOC112258788 gene encoding histone acetyltransferase KAT7 isoform X3, yielding MPRRKRNAGSSSEGTEDSDFSADHEHTDRIETYGRTRRNTRLTRASLRLSQSSQDLKRAADQDESPPRTPTGNALSSESDIDVSSPNASPDESLAKELSLKDSGSDLSHRPKRRRFHESYNFNMKCPTPGCNSLGHLTGKHERHFSISGCPLFHNLSVDECKTRASSRDKQVEERTLSHRQDENRHDTRHQAPTERQMRYKEKVTEMRKKRNSGLLKEQKDQYMDHRQSHGNNREPLLENITSDYDLELFRKAQARASEDLEKLQGQVAEGSNMIKTIVFGRYELDTWYHSPYPEEYARLGRLYMCEFCLKYMKSLTILRRHMAKCVWKHPPGDEIYRKGNISVFEVDGKKNKIYCQNLCLLAKLFLDHKTLYYDVEPFLFYVMTEADNTGCHLVGYFSKEKNSFLNYNVSCILTMPQYMRQGYGKMLIDFSYLLSKVEEKVGSPERPLSDLGLISYRSYWKEVLLRYLNQFQGKEISIKEISQETAVNPVDIVSTLQSLQMLKYWKGKHLVLKRQDLIDDWKAKETKRGSSKTIEPTALKWTPPKGT